The following are encoded in a window of Epilithonimonas zeae genomic DNA:
- a CDS encoding winged helix-turn-helix transcriptional regulator — MKIKCCKTNLLAVQDTMDILKGRWKVQIIAALCYDKMRFSDLQKEIVGVSAKMLSSELKDLEINQLVTRTVLNTQPISVEYALTDYGRTLKKIIENLAEWGIEHRKKIIGKVLEN; from the coding sequence ATGAAAATAAAATGTTGTAAAACCAATCTTCTCGCCGTTCAGGATACGATGGATATTTTGAAAGGAAGATGGAAAGTCCAAATCATTGCGGCGCTTTGTTATGATAAAATGCGCTTCTCGGATTTGCAAAAAGAGATTGTAGGTGTTTCTGCAAAAATGTTGAGCAGTGAACTGAAGGATTTAGAAATCAATCAGCTGGTCACGAGAACAGTCCTCAATACGCAACCGATAAGTGTAGAATACGCATTGACAGACTATGGAAGAACGTTGAAAAAAATCATTGAGAATCTTGCGGAATGGGGAATTGAGCATCGTAAAAAGATTATCGGAAAAGTATTAGAGAATTAG
- a CDS encoding helix-turn-helix domain-containing protein: protein MWKKVFSLLVFLMLAVSANSQITDAQNLTKDVEALMYSDPEKALKTAQYIVANQSFGSVDDVYNACLLQAEIYINLEKYNDAIVKLISADRLSLNVNSDFFKAKNEYLIAKIYQIIGFQKSVSHSILELDDLSKSLKDEEKKVVELWKAELEIRTLVAEKKYKEALALIQKNQNLQSDLYPTFAMQLNQIQSEIENQPSKIDFKDNSYFKFLSNINLLKSKIKTKDFQESDLLVLKKQNPQYGDVFYRDLYKYWSQEVCNGGNAEDCFRVRKEYIRLLKLSISDLQNARVNIINLIDQKEKQINLSEKDFQNKILFALFVIGFLSVIGYLIYFLVLKNRIKMVNSEIEKRNISDEYEQKLSDQLKDFQASNVFVIPEKTENLILSKLDVFEKSKEVTNPHLSLAVLAKRLDTNSKYLSEIINKHKQKNFSNYLNELRVRYIVDKLENNPEYLQYKTSYLAEEAGFASRTTFTTIFKNVTGTSPSQFIDQLKNK from the coding sequence ATGTGGAAAAAGGTCTTTTCTTTGTTGGTTTTTTTGATGTTGGCAGTCAGTGCTAACTCGCAAATTACTGATGCGCAGAACTTGACCAAAGATGTAGAAGCATTAATGTATTCTGATCCGGAAAAAGCTTTGAAAACGGCACAATATATTGTTGCCAATCAAAGTTTTGGAAGCGTAGATGATGTTTATAATGCTTGTCTTTTACAAGCAGAGATTTACATTAATCTTGAAAAATATAATGATGCTATCGTAAAATTGATTTCTGCCGACAGGCTTTCTCTCAATGTCAACAGCGATTTTTTCAAAGCTAAAAACGAATATCTTATTGCCAAAATTTATCAGATAATAGGGTTTCAGAAATCTGTTTCTCATTCTATTTTAGAGCTTGATGATTTGTCAAAATCTTTGAAAGATGAAGAGAAAAAAGTAGTGGAACTTTGGAAAGCTGAGTTGGAGATTCGGACTCTGGTTGCAGAGAAAAAATATAAAGAAGCACTGGCTTTGATTCAGAAAAATCAAAATTTACAATCTGATTTGTATCCTACTTTTGCGATGCAACTTAATCAGATTCAGTCAGAAATAGAAAATCAGCCTAGCAAAATTGATTTTAAAGATAATTCTTATTTCAAGTTTTTATCTAATATTAATCTTCTGAAATCAAAAATTAAAACTAAAGATTTTCAGGAATCTGATTTGCTGGTGCTCAAAAAACAAAATCCCCAATATGGTGATGTTTTCTACAGAGATTTGTACAAATATTGGTCTCAGGAAGTCTGTAATGGAGGAAATGCAGAAGACTGCTTTCGTGTAAGAAAAGAATATATCAGGCTGTTGAAGCTTTCGATTTCAGATTTGCAGAATGCGCGCGTCAACATCATCAACCTCATCGACCAAAAGGAAAAACAAATTAATCTCTCGGAAAAAGATTTCCAAAACAAAATTCTATTTGCCTTATTTGTCATCGGATTTTTATCTGTTATAGGCTATTTAATTTACTTTTTAGTGTTAAAAAATAGAATTAAAATGGTCAATTCTGAAATAGAAAAACGAAATATTTCTGATGAATATGAACAGAAGTTGAGTGATCAACTGAAAGATTTTCAGGCAAGTAACGTATTCGTAATTCCGGAAAAAACAGAAAACCTAATTCTTTCCAAATTGGATGTTTTCGAAAAATCAAAGGAAGTGACCAATCCACATTTGTCTTTGGCAGTATTGGCAAAACGTTTGGACACGAACTCAAAATATCTTTCGGAAATCATCAATAAACATAAACAGAAAAATTTTAGTAATTATCTTAATGAACTAAGAGTTAGATATATAGTGGATAAATTGGAAAATAATCCGGAATATCTGCAATATAAAACAAGCTATTTGGCGGAAGAAGCTGGTTTCGCATCCCGAACTACTTTTACTACGATTTTCAAAAATGTGACAGGAACGAGTCCTTCGCAGTTTATCGACCAGCTGAAAAATAAATAA
- a CDS encoding tetratricopeptide repeat protein, with protein MKTLLFIFFLMSSQVVFGQSEDNVKLEEKITSADRMAFVNPDSALTTLKKLEPKIDGGRLKSKFLLAKGSAYSVKHLSSDALKFGFESLNNSQKGKDSLMMINALGFIGNQYYILKLNKKAINYLNKAETIIDYLNDDSLQQVTANIYFVKALIYKDNLDSEFAIRYFDKAINEYKKSKDKSTLLNVNITKMQKGYSLIDIGRSDEAESIYLEVVKETEYHKISELYPYAKIGLAAVYESKKQFEKANKILLEAEKQIRNTSNIGMLTEVYDALSQNYLGQNDKEKYFYYSQKLENHLLQNDDIEKKSFSDLLNKNIESRDLELENNQRLFGMFVILIFLIVFGSLFYIKKRINRLKSVNN; from the coding sequence ATGAAAACGTTATTATTTATTTTCTTTTTGATGAGTTCTCAGGTTGTTTTTGGACAATCGGAAGATAATGTGAAGCTGGAAGAGAAAATAACATCGGCAGACAGAATGGCCTTTGTAAATCCTGATTCTGCATTGACTACATTGAAAAAATTGGAGCCAAAAATAGATGGTGGAAGACTAAAAAGTAAATTCTTGCTGGCAAAAGGAAGTGCATATTCTGTAAAACACCTTTCCTCTGACGCGCTCAAATTTGGCTTCGAATCTCTCAATAATTCCCAAAAAGGAAAGGATTCTTTGATGATGATTAATGCATTGGGATTCATTGGAAATCAGTATTATATCCTTAAGCTCAACAAAAAAGCGATTAATTACCTCAACAAAGCGGAAACGATTATTGATTACCTCAATGATGACTCTCTGCAACAGGTTACAGCGAATATTTATTTTGTTAAAGCATTGATTTACAAAGATAATCTGGATTCAGAGTTTGCAATTCGGTATTTTGATAAAGCGATTAATGAATATAAGAAGAGCAAAGATAAAAGCACTTTACTGAATGTCAATATTACTAAAATGCAAAAAGGCTATTCTCTGATTGATATTGGAAGATCTGATGAGGCGGAAAGTATTTATTTGGAAGTAGTTAAAGAAACTGAATATCACAAAATTTCAGAACTTTATCCATATGCTAAGATTGGTCTCGCCGCTGTTTACGAAAGTAAAAAGCAATTTGAGAAAGCTAATAAAATTTTGTTAGAAGCTGAAAAACAAATAAGGAATACTTCTAACATAGGAATGTTAACAGAAGTTTACGATGCATTGAGTCAAAATTATCTCGGGCAAAATGATAAAGAGAAATATTTCTATTACAGCCAAAAACTAGAAAATCATCTGCTTCAAAATGATGATATAGAAAAAAAATCTTTCTCGGACCTGTTAAATAAAAATATAGAATCTCGGGATTTGGAATTGGAAAATAATCAAAGATTATTCGGTATGTTTGTTATTTTGATATTTTTAATTGTATTCGGAAGTTTATTTTACATCAAAAAAAGAATAAATCGACTGAAATCGGTAAATAATTGA